The following proteins come from a genomic window of Vallitaleaceae bacterium 9-2:
- a CDS encoding carbohydrate ABC transporter permease → MKKNINKIITFLFLIVMAAAFIGPMLFTALSSFKNNVEIFDSPFGLPAKFLYENYKVAWVEANMGTYFINSIFISVMTIVLLIVTASMVAYVLSRFTFKFNRAISLFFLLGMMIPMHSVLVPVAYIIGMFNLKNNLMALILIYVAFSLPFSIMVLTTFMRGIDASLEEAAIIDGAGYFQIYWRIMLPMSVPAISTISIFNFLGAWNNVLFPLLFINDNKLKPISLGLLNFNGERGSEYGPLMAAIIITVCIPLIIYLLFQEKVEGGLAAGAVKG, encoded by the coding sequence GTGAAAAAAAATATCAATAAAATCATTACATTTTTGTTCTTAATTGTTATGGCGGCAGCCTTTATCGGCCCCATGCTATTTACAGCATTATCATCATTTAAAAACAATGTGGAAATATTTGATTCACCTTTTGGCTTACCGGCAAAGTTCTTGTATGAGAATTATAAAGTCGCTTGGGTTGAAGCAAATATGGGAACCTATTTTATTAATAGTATCTTTATATCGGTAATGACCATTGTATTGCTTATTGTTACCGCCTCAATGGTGGCGTATGTATTGTCAAGGTTTACATTTAAATTTAACCGAGCAATTTCCCTATTTTTCTTGTTAGGAATGATGATTCCTATGCATTCAGTTTTAGTTCCTGTTGCCTATATTATTGGAATGTTTAACTTGAAAAATAATTTGATGGCTTTGATTTTAATTTATGTAGCATTTTCATTACCTTTTAGCATCATGGTATTGACAACATTTATGCGAGGAATTGATGCATCCCTTGAGGAAGCGGCGATTATTGACGGTGCCGGATATTTTCAAATCTATTGGAGAATCATGTTGCCAATGTCTGTGCCTGCAATCTCAACCATATCGATTTTTAACTTTTTAGGTGCATGGAATAATGTCTTATTCCCGCTGTTGTTCATCAACGACAATAAACTTAAGCCCATTTCTTTGGGATTGCTAAATTTTAATGGTGAACGTGGATCAGAATATGGTCCCTTGATGGCAGCAATTATTATTACTGTTTGCATACCGCTGATTATCTACCTACTATTCCAGGAAAAAGTGGAAGGTGGACTGGCAGCTGGTGCAGTAAAAGGTTAA
- a CDS encoding sugar ABC transporter permease produces the protein MRTLKKTKDKTKLFLFLAPALIIYVVFMIIPMLGAVYFSLVEWNGIKGAALEFVGLKNYITAFNNPNFILSLKNMMRMVFFSVLFHTPIALLLAVAINNRYKGYRVFKAIFFVPTVFPLTAVGLLWYFIFMPNGSMNAMLTSLGLDNLATAWLINPSTAMNTIIFVNIWVGIGYYMVILLAGLTTIPNEVYEAAALDGVNGVTKLFYITIPMLKPIISMCILMDIIGTVKVFELIFVMTEGGPNGLTNLPTTLMYYEAFRYDNYGLGSAIGIIILLIALILTVGGQRLLQGNRKEV, from the coding sequence TTGAGAACATTAAAAAAAACGAAGGATAAAACCAAGCTTTTTCTCTTTTTAGCCCCTGCATTAATCATATATGTTGTATTTATGATTATTCCTATGTTAGGAGCCGTATACTTTTCTCTCGTAGAGTGGAATGGAATCAAAGGCGCAGCGTTGGAATTTGTAGGATTAAAAAATTATATAACGGCATTTAACAACCCGAATTTTATTCTATCGTTAAAGAATATGATGCGTATGGTATTTTTTAGTGTGTTGTTTCATACACCCATTGCATTGTTGCTAGCGGTTGCCATTAATAACCGATACAAAGGTTATCGAGTCTTTAAAGCGATTTTTTTCGTGCCGACCGTATTTCCACTGACAGCAGTTGGCTTGTTATGGTATTTTATCTTCATGCCCAATGGTTCAATGAATGCAATGTTGACATCGCTTGGGTTGGATAATTTAGCAACAGCATGGCTTATTAACCCCTCAACAGCGATGAATACGATTATTTTTGTAAATATATGGGTTGGAATAGGCTACTATATGGTCATCCTCTTAGCAGGGTTAACCACTATACCCAACGAAGTATATGAAGCTGCAGCACTTGATGGTGTTAATGGCGTAACCAAACTTTTTTACATTACCATTCCAATGCTTAAACCGATTATCAGCATGTGTATCCTTATGGATATCATTGGAACCGTTAAAGTCTTTGAGTTGATTTTTGTCATGACGGAAGGCGGACCGAATGGATTGACGAACTTACCGACAACGTTAATGTACTATGAAGCCTTTAGATATGATAATTATGGATTGGGTAGTGCAATAGGAATCATTATTTTATTGATTGCCTTGATTCTAACGGTTGGTGGACAACGTTTATTGCAAGGAAATAGAAAAGAGGTGTAA
- a CDS encoding extracellular solute-binding protein, with amino-acid sequence MKKIIALLMMLTLIFSMTACGNTNDEGNSTTNSGEETSTGNESTSNNEEKIEIRLLTRMAGTTTQVQIFKDVLKEFEAKHPDVVIVDESQGDESSFNNKLKTDIASGTLPNIFRIQGVANLSDYIENGMIMDMGPVYEANPEWSEGLAKGAMDYYKVPGYEGYYGVPMESGLIGVFYNEKVLNDAGIDKFPETWTELKEAIVTLNEADIVPIALGAKSTYMAGHLHNQIFYKWLGIDAAKALGTREKKWTDPDVVETLAYVKELYDMDAFPEGTAGISDDIAVTQFLKGEAAMIITGPWNIGKFTNPEETEYAEDIHSAKFPYFEEKPEFKDHDMQIISPYMVSGDLEGKEKEYTTELVMMLTSADAAKRYAEEAQFLMPRNDIDIADNTVSDLFKEVAELGGTSEGIAVDVFDFDPVGSMQDRTRNSIVGMFVGNTPEQAAQEIQSEIDNK; translated from the coding sequence ATGAAAAAAATAATCGCACTACTAATGATGTTAACGTTGATTTTTAGTATGACAGCTTGTGGCAACACAAATGACGAAGGAAATTCAACAACAAACTCAGGAGAAGAGACATCCACAGGAAATGAAAGCACATCCAATAACGAAGAAAAAATCGAGATTCGCCTGTTAACAAGAATGGCAGGAACAACAACTCAAGTACAAATCTTTAAAGATGTCCTTAAAGAATTTGAAGCAAAGCATCCAGATGTTGTCATCGTGGATGAATCTCAAGGGGATGAGTCCTCATTTAACAACAAACTTAAGACGGACATTGCATCAGGTACACTGCCAAATATCTTTAGAATTCAAGGGGTGGCAAACCTAAGTGATTATATTGAAAATGGCATGATTATGGATATGGGACCAGTGTATGAAGCCAATCCTGAATGGTCAGAAGGCTTAGCTAAAGGGGCAATGGACTATTATAAAGTTCCTGGATATGAAGGTTATTATGGAGTGCCTATGGAGTCTGGACTTATCGGTGTCTTCTATAATGAAAAAGTACTCAATGACGCAGGAATCGACAAGTTCCCAGAGACATGGACTGAATTAAAAGAAGCGATCGTGACATTAAACGAAGCCGATATTGTACCGATTGCTTTAGGTGCAAAGTCAACATATATGGCGGGACATTTGCACAATCAAATCTTCTACAAATGGTTAGGGATTGATGCGGCTAAAGCGCTTGGAACACGTGAGAAAAAATGGACGGATCCAGATGTTGTAGAAACGCTTGCTTATGTTAAAGAGTTATATGATATGGATGCATTCCCAGAAGGAACAGCAGGAATTAGCGATGATATTGCAGTAACACAATTCTTAAAAGGTGAAGCGGCAATGATTATCACCGGACCATGGAATATCGGAAAATTCACAAATCCTGAAGAGACAGAATATGCAGAAGATATCCACAGTGCTAAGTTCCCATATTTTGAAGAAAAACCAGAATTTAAAGATCATGATATGCAAATTATCAGCCCATATATGGTGAGTGGAGATCTTGAAGGTAAGGAAAAAGAATACACTACAGAACTTGTGATGATGTTAACATCTGCAGATGCAGCGAAGCGATATGCTGAAGAAGCACAATTTTTAATGCCTCGTAATGATATCGATATTGCAGACAATACAGTAAGCGACTTGTTTAAAGAAGTTGCAGAGCTTGGTGGAACATCAGAAGGAATTGCAGTTGACGTCTTTGACTTTGACCCGGTAGGATCTATGCAAGACCGTACAAGAAACTCTATTGTAGGTATGTTTGTGGGTAACACACCAGAACAAGCAGCACAAGAGATTCAATCAGAAATCGATAATAAGTAA
- a CDS encoding histidine kinase — protein MKQFSNRIKNLRIKHKIFIGILITSIISIYLIFVTTAIIMYNYHIRLTSTASMKELDYITKQLDTTLNTVENFGKTIAVTPSVQTFTDKFNAAPETFNPLDAFNLKNDINTIIQSTPFIHSVSIYSSARELIATTDNATTPPNIDGINISENIWISREKIKAYYPNQTVSVISYIQEFYGYNDGKLLGYIEISIPETSISNIYNNKSTHHYSNQFIVDHHGFVRSTDGSYKLYQYYADFLDIIVPESSGFNYVNDDIVFYKYYDRLDWYLVYAINRNFFLEPMYSLILVSAGITILGLILASLLSLKISKTITMPIDFLIRHIQKVIKGDWTPLNSATYDKDIQFLYHEFNAMLKAQTKLTSDLINEQQLKEKLSLDLLQQQVNPHFLYNALDNICSLAEMEEKDILVDVVMNLSNFYREALNDGSIYITIGQELSIIESYLKIMLVRYYQKFDYTIECSEYLKNKQCLKLLLQPIVENSIYHGIKEMNGKGHIQIRVFEEDGSVYFHIQDNGIGIKEETIQRIWDQDSRSFGLKNANQRIKLYYGDDYGITISKNAPKGCLVIIRIKA, from the coding sequence ATGAAGCAATTTTCCAATCGTATAAAAAACTTACGTATCAAGCATAAAATCTTTATTGGAATCTTAATAACATCGATTATTTCTATATATCTTATTTTTGTCACAACTGCAATTATCATGTACAATTATCACATCCGCCTTACCTCGACGGCTTCCATGAAAGAACTGGACTATATCACTAAACAGTTAGACACTACTTTAAATACCGTTGAAAACTTTGGAAAAACTATTGCTGTCACTCCATCTGTTCAGACATTTACCGATAAATTCAATGCCGCTCCCGAAACATTTAACCCCCTCGATGCATTCAATTTAAAAAATGATATTAACACGATTATCCAGTCAACCCCTTTTATCCATTCCGTCTCCATATATTCTTCTGCACGTGAGCTCATTGCCACAACAGACAATGCAACAACACCGCCTAATATTGATGGGATTAACATATCCGAAAACATATGGATTTCTCGCGAAAAAATAAAAGCTTACTATCCGAATCAGACCGTAAGCGTTATCTCATATATCCAAGAGTTTTATGGTTACAACGACGGAAAACTCCTTGGCTACATAGAGATTTCCATACCTGAAACCTCTATTTCCAATATCTATAATAATAAGTCCACCCATCACTATAGCAATCAATTTATTGTTGATCATCATGGATTTGTCCGCAGTACCGATGGGTCCTACAAGCTCTACCAATACTACGCCGATTTTTTAGATATTATTGTCCCGGAATCTTCCGGCTTTAATTATGTTAATGATGACATTGTTTTTTACAAATATTATGACCGACTCGACTGGTATTTGGTTTATGCTATTAATCGCAACTTTTTCTTAGAACCCATGTATTCCCTTATCCTTGTGTCCGCAGGCATCACTATTCTAGGATTGATATTAGCAAGTTTGTTATCTCTTAAGATATCTAAAACCATCACCATGCCCATTGATTTTTTGATTCGTCATATTCAAAAAGTCATCAAAGGGGATTGGACCCCGCTTAACAGCGCGACATATGATAAAGATATCCAGTTTTTATACCATGAGTTTAATGCCATGTTAAAAGCGCAAACCAAGTTGACCTCTGACCTCATTAACGAGCAACAGTTAAAAGAAAAGCTCTCCCTTGATTTACTTCAGCAACAAGTCAACCCGCATTTTTTATATAACGCTTTAGATAATATATGCTCTCTGGCTGAGATGGAAGAAAAAGATATCCTTGTGGATGTGGTCATGAATCTTTCGAATTTTTATCGGGAAGCACTTAATGATGGCAGCATCTATATTACCATTGGACAAGAGCTATCGATTATCGAGTCCTATCTTAAGATTATGCTGGTACGCTACTATCAAAAATTTGATTATACGATTGAATGTTCCGAGTATTTGAAGAATAAACAGTGCCTTAAACTGCTACTTCAACCTATTGTCGAGAACAGCATCTATCATGGTATCAAAGAGATGAACGGAAAAGGGCATATTCAGATTCGTGTCTTTGAAGAAGACGGTTCCGTCTATTTCCATATTCAAGACAACGGTATCGGCATTAAAGAAGAAACCATTCAACGCATTTGGGATCAAGACAGTCGAAGCTTTGGTTTAAAAAATGCCAACCAACGTATCAAACTATACTATGGTGATGATTATGGTATCACCATCTCAAAAAATGCCCCCAAGGGTTGCCTTGTTATTATACGCATAAAAGCATAA
- a CDS encoding response regulator — protein sequence MFNVLIADDEYFIRQRIKKIIDWESLDMICIGEAETGEETIRFLDQNDIDILLLDINMPSMSGLQVAEHVYTHKYKTKIIILTGFNRFDYAQTALKLRVEDYLVKPINKADLNKTLENCKARILTQRKADLDLHNYQRYIQKNTLYKVIDATMAFSSLAELMPAITRYAYTAFVSLYLPTHHNSHVEQIAQQLSALFKAEHYTDYDIVSFQESESITIFQLLMAKPIERNTLVHLFSTVLNQYLSHTIHYFAAFSHILPIQDVWADAYQATFTALNTRYFKPKDKIILADNASHTITTSGSVSIRNQLTVYLNAKDVAAIEQLLDNLFFNIQQAESYDYLLIAVTEIFITLKISYPHQFNLIETTIQDLILDSYALTDIKETMMLYISQCLETVVHDKPSNTVLVNKVIDYINKNYTANDLSVAEISAYFDFTPTYLGTTFKKITQQSLLQYITNIRMDKAKDLLTHTDTSITEISECVGYSDVFYFSKKFKAIHGCSPKEYAKRNRS from the coding sequence ATGTTTAACGTACTTATTGCCGATGACGAATACTTTATTCGTCAACGTATCAAAAAAATTATTGATTGGGAATCTCTTGATATGATATGTATTGGAGAAGCAGAAACCGGGGAAGAAACCATACGTTTTTTGGATCAAAATGATATTGACATATTGCTTCTTGATATTAATATGCCTTCTATGTCCGGCCTACAAGTTGCCGAGCATGTCTATACACATAAATATAAGACAAAGATTATTATTTTAACCGGTTTTAACCGTTTTGATTATGCACAAACCGCATTAAAGTTAAGGGTTGAAGATTACTTGGTCAAGCCAATTAATAAAGCCGATCTTAATAAGACCCTTGAAAATTGCAAGGCACGAATTCTAACCCAAAGAAAAGCCGATCTTGACCTACACAATTATCAACGCTATATTCAAAAGAACACCTTATATAAAGTTATTGATGCTACGATGGCTTTTTCTTCTTTGGCAGAATTGATGCCTGCCATCACACGCTATGCATACACGGCATTTGTAAGCCTCTATCTGCCGACGCACCATAATTCACATGTTGAACAAATCGCGCAACAATTATCCGCTTTATTCAAAGCAGAACATTACACAGACTATGACATCGTCTCATTTCAAGAATCTGAATCCATCACTATCTTTCAATTGCTGATGGCTAAACCTATTGAGCGCAATACACTTGTTCATCTATTTTCAACCGTTTTAAACCAATATTTATCCCATACCATCCATTACTTTGCTGCGTTTAGCCATATCCTCCCCATTCAGGACGTCTGGGCAGATGCCTATCAGGCAACATTCACGGCACTTAATACACGCTACTTTAAGCCAAAGGATAAGATTATCCTTGCGGATAACGCTTCCCATACCATCACCACTTCCGGGTCGGTTTCTATAAGAAACCAGCTAACCGTTTATCTAAATGCAAAAGATGTCGCCGCGATTGAACAATTACTCGATAATTTATTTTTCAATATTCAACAGGCTGAGTCCTACGACTATTTACTAATTGCCGTTACAGAGATCTTTATCACATTAAAAATAAGCTACCCTCATCAATTTAATCTCATCGAAACAACGATTCAAGATTTGATTTTAGATAGCTATGCATTAACAGATATAAAAGAAACAATGATGCTCTATATTTCCCAGTGTTTGGAAACCGTTGTACACGATAAGCCATCGAATACCGTTTTGGTCAATAAAGTCATCGATTATATTAACAAAAACTATACTGCCAATGATTTATCGGTCGCTGAAATATCTGCATATTTTGATTTTACGCCTACATATTTAGGCACAACCTTTAAAAAGATTACGCAACAGTCCTTGTTACAATATATTACCAACATTCGTATGGATAAGGCAAAAGATCTCTTGACCCATACGGACACCTCCATTACAGAAATTTCAGAGTGTGTTGGCTATTCAGATGTGTTCTACTTTAGCAAAAAATTCAAAGCCATTCACGGCTGCTCGCCAAAAGAATACGCCAAGCGAAACCGCTCATAG
- a CDS encoding DUF6472 family protein has product MNENMCQYCMYYDYDIEEDVYFCSMDLDQDDLEKMFYSGRVECTAFRMGDDYTIVKKQGQ; this is encoded by the coding sequence ATGAATGAAAATATGTGCCAATACTGCATGTATTATGATTATGATATAGAAGAAGATGTATATTTTTGCTCGATGGACCTAGATCAAGATGACCTTGAAAAAATGTTTTATAGTGGACGAGTCGAATGTACGGCTTTTCGTATGGGGGATGACTATACTATCGTTAAAAAGCAAGGTCAATAA
- a CDS encoding ElyC/SanA/YdcF family protein, with the protein MQRLKRMLNALKRLLVRLIRLSLVALVIILAINGYVVFKYRERIITLEEAKAKDVDCILVLGAAVWGGTRPSPMLQDRLDKGIELYNQGASPRMLMSGDHGGQYYDEVNVMKNYAMDAGIEDSHIFMDHAGFSTYESMIRAKEVFEVDSVIIVTQGYHLSRALYVANELGLEAYGVASDPRKYNGQFYRDLREMAARVKDFGTALLKPQPTYLGEVIPISGSGEATND; encoded by the coding sequence ATGCAACGACTTAAAAGAATGCTAAATGCCTTAAAGCGTTTATTAGTAAGACTTATTCGACTATCCTTGGTTGCGCTAGTAATTATACTCGCGATTAATGGATATGTTGTTTTTAAATATAGAGAACGGATAATTACACTAGAAGAAGCAAAAGCAAAAGATGTAGATTGTATTCTCGTCCTTGGTGCAGCCGTTTGGGGAGGGACACGTCCTAGTCCGATGCTTCAAGATCGCTTAGATAAAGGGATTGAACTTTATAATCAAGGGGCATCCCCGCGGATGCTGATGAGCGGTGATCATGGTGGGCAATACTATGATGAAGTTAATGTCATGAAAAATTATGCGATGGATGCTGGAATCGAAGATAGTCATATCTTTATGGACCATGCAGGTTTTTCAACGTATGAATCCATGATACGGGCCAAAGAGGTCTTTGAAGTAGATTCAGTGATTATTGTGACACAAGGCTATCACTTATCTAGAGCCTTGTATGTAGCCAATGAATTAGGGCTTGAGGCATATGGTGTCGCATCAGACCCTAGAAAGTACAATGGGCAATTTTATCGGGATTTACGTGAAATGGCAGCTCGAGTTAAAGACTTTGGAACGGCACTGCTAAAACCTCAACCAACCTATTTGGGTGAAGTGATTCCCATAAGCGGTAGTGGCGAAGCAACCAATGATTAA
- a CDS encoding AraC family transcriptional regulator produces MITKNIDYVVDHFRIKSKAYNNYTMNACHFHDAYEIYYLNKGSRQYYINNQTYSIEAGSLVMIPPYILHKTMDTGLAHERLLLSFRPDFLPMTDSTALIQKTFSKRHVLALDATMRSHIETIFNAMIDEASQQDAFFTTRLQLLLTTLLIDVARYIEANESAPKNKNSVKQRIYQVIDYLKTHYKTKISLQQLSDTFFISPYYLSRSFKKTTGVTINKYIQQLRIIEGQRLLKETSRPISSIADELGYANISAFDKQFKSYTGQSPKEYRQSSPKKSIR; encoded by the coding sequence ATGATTACCAAAAATATTGATTATGTTGTTGATCACTTTCGCATTAAATCAAAAGCATATAATAACTACACCATGAATGCATGCCATTTTCACGATGCATACGAGATCTATTATTTGAACAAGGGCTCTCGTCAATATTACATTAATAATCAAACCTATTCTATTGAGGCAGGTTCTCTTGTCATGATTCCACCCTATATTTTGCATAAAACCATGGACACCGGTCTTGCCCATGAACGTCTACTTTTAAGCTTTCGTCCGGATTTTCTTCCTATGACAGATTCAACCGCTCTCATACAAAAAACATTTTCAAAGCGACATGTCCTTGCACTCGATGCGACCATGCGAAGTCATATTGAGACTATTTTTAATGCAATGATTGATGAAGCCTCTCAGCAAGACGCTTTCTTTACCACACGCTTGCAACTACTACTCACAACGCTGTTGATTGATGTTGCCAGGTATATTGAAGCAAACGAATCGGCTCCCAAAAACAAAAACTCTGTCAAACAACGTATCTATCAAGTCATCGACTATCTAAAAACGCACTACAAGACAAAGATTTCTCTACAGCAATTAAGCGACACATTTTTCATCAGCCCCTATTACTTAAGCCGTTCCTTTAAAAAAACAACAGGCGTCACCATCAATAAATACATCCAACAGCTTCGTATTATTGAAGGTCAACGCCTGTTAAAAGAAACCTCTCGTCCCATTAGCTCCATTGCTGATGAGTTAGGCTATGCCAATATCTCCGCTTTTGACAAACAATTCAAGTCCTATACTGGCCAAAGCCCAAAAGAATATCGCCAGTCTTCACCTAAAAAATCAATTCGTTGA